A single region of the Corallococcus macrosporus genome encodes:
- a CDS encoding transglycosylase SLT domain-containing protein, producing MSWTGWVAGWMTTAALGQSPATLEAVRLHRSDAAALAQAELTACEKAKCPDAGRLGLLAGTLVLSDGDAAGARDLLTRHAPPAPLEAFHAFYLGQARFYAGDPNGAAKDFERALEKASPSLAVRARARLGESLLDAHRPKDAAPVLESAAAAQPTPELLFQRAQARAATGNAAGFKADLKSVALRFPTHPYADEALERLAALKPAVKLTLPEHLQRARGFLSDGPAARAEEELATAEKRGLVKGAPAQAQVALLRAQVLFARGKKEEAEKALAVARKGPPAIAAEAQLVVARRALKSDDNEKARKLMAALDKAYPSQAAGEEGAFFAAWLDLQGGRFEDAAKSFADYEKRYKGSRRRDESMWFRALSHIRLEQYAKARQALDDLVTAYPKTSMAPQARYWQARTEELGGGKPATVGPAYEAVISAAPASFYALLATERLRELGRTPPAAFPQPPKQLTLPRPPELELAVALTRAGMFRDAADEVQSRVSGLRTADQALPFAHALLQLGEFGHAHVVAARYLWGRAFGAKAPDALAAFYPRAFAQAVETEATRQALDPFLVWAIMRRESAFRPEVMSAADARGLMQIIPPTATEIAQKMAEPAPAPADLFAPERNIRYGAWYLAQLMKRFAHPALAAAAYNAGPKAAVRWTQERGTLPLDLFVESIPYRETRGYVKQVVADLYLYHRFYEKDGTQARLAMTVPPPSTDGVSF from the coding sequence ATGAGTTGGACCGGTTGGGTGGCGGGTTGGATGACGACGGCGGCGCTGGGGCAGTCCCCCGCGACGCTGGAGGCCGTCCGCCTGCACCGGTCCGACGCGGCGGCGCTCGCCCAGGCGGAGCTCACCGCCTGCGAAAAAGCGAAATGCCCGGATGCGGGCCGCCTGGGCCTGCTCGCCGGGACGCTGGTGCTCTCCGACGGGGACGCCGCCGGGGCCCGGGACCTGCTCACCCGCCACGCGCCCCCCGCCCCCCTGGAGGCCTTCCACGCCTTCTACCTGGGCCAGGCGCGCTTCTACGCGGGCGACCCCAACGGCGCGGCGAAGGACTTCGAGCGGGCCCTGGAGAAGGCCTCCCCGTCCCTGGCCGTGCGCGCGCGCGCCCGCCTGGGGGAGTCGTTGCTGGACGCACACCGTCCCAAGGACGCGGCCCCGGTGCTGGAGTCGGCGGCGGCGGCGCAGCCCACCCCGGAGCTGCTCTTCCAGCGCGCCCAGGCCCGCGCGGCCACCGGCAACGCGGCGGGATTCAAGGCGGACCTCAAGTCCGTGGCGCTGCGCTTCCCCACCCACCCCTACGCGGACGAGGCGCTGGAGCGGCTGGCCGCGCTGAAGCCCGCGGTGAAGCTCACCCTGCCGGAGCACCTCCAGCGCGCCCGGGGCTTCCTGTCCGACGGCCCGGCGGCACGCGCCGAGGAGGAGCTGGCGACGGCGGAGAAGCGGGGGCTGGTGAAGGGCGCGCCCGCGCAGGCGCAGGTGGCGCTCTTGCGCGCCCAGGTGCTCTTCGCGCGCGGCAAGAAGGAGGAGGCGGAGAAGGCGCTCGCGGTGGCGCGCAAGGGGCCGCCGGCCATCGCCGCGGAGGCCCAGTTGGTGGTGGCGCGCCGGGCGCTGAAGTCGGACGACAACGAGAAGGCGCGCAAGCTGATGGCCGCGCTGGACAAGGCCTATCCCTCCCAGGCCGCCGGTGAGGAAGGCGCGTTCTTCGCCGCGTGGCTCGACTTGCAGGGCGGCCGCTTCGAGGACGCGGCGAAGTCCTTCGCGGACTACGAGAAGCGCTACAAGGGCTCGCGCCGCCGCGACGAGTCGATGTGGTTCCGCGCCCTCTCGCACATCCGGCTGGAGCAGTACGCGAAGGCCCGCCAGGCGCTGGACGACCTGGTGACGGCGTACCCGAAGACGAGCATGGCGCCGCAGGCCCGCTACTGGCAGGCGCGCACGGAGGAGCTGGGCGGCGGCAAGCCCGCGACGGTGGGGCCGGCCTACGAGGCCGTCATCAGCGCGGCGCCGGCGTCGTTCTACGCGCTGCTCGCCACGGAGCGGCTGCGCGAGCTGGGGCGCACGCCGCCCGCGGCCTTCCCGCAGCCTCCGAAGCAGCTCACCCTCCCCCGCCCGCCGGAGCTGGAGCTGGCGGTGGCGCTCACCCGCGCGGGGATGTTCCGCGACGCGGCGGACGAGGTGCAGTCGCGCGTGTCGGGCCTGCGCACCGCGGACCAGGCGCTGCCGTTCGCGCACGCGCTGCTGCAACTGGGCGAGTTCGGCCACGCGCACGTGGTGGCGGCGCGCTACCTGTGGGGCCGGGCCTTCGGGGCCAAGGCGCCGGACGCGCTGGCCGCGTTCTACCCTCGGGCGTTCGCGCAGGCGGTGGAGACGGAGGCCACGCGGCAGGCGCTGGATCCGTTCCTCGTGTGGGCCATCATGCGGCGGGAGAGCGCCTTCCGCCCGGAGGTGATGAGCGCGGCGGACGCGCGCGGCCTCATGCAGATCATCCCGCCCACCGCGACGGAGATTGCCCAGAAGATGGCGGAGCCCGCGCCCGCCCCGGCGGACCTCTTCGCCCCGGAGCGCAACATCCGCTACGGCGCGTGGTACCTGGCGCAGCTCATGAAGCGCTTCGCGCACCCGGCGCTCGCGGCGGCGGCCTACAACGCGGGCCCCAAGGCGGCGGTGCGCTGGACGCAGGAGCGCGGCACCCTGCCCCTGGACCTCTTCGTGGAGTCCATCCCCTACCGGGAGACGCGCGGCTACGTGAAGCAGGTGGTGGCGGACCTGTACCTCTACCACCGCTTCTACGAGAAGGACGGCACCCAGGCCCGGCTGGCCATGACGGTACCCCCGCCCTCCACGGACGGCGTCAGCTTCTGA
- the cmk gene encoding (d)CMP kinase, producing the protein MSARPFIVAIDGPAGAGKSSVSKLLARRLGFALVDTGAIYRCVALMASREGIAFDDDAKLGELLGRVRIHFQVVGEENHVFLGGEDVSSEIRTPPISMGASQVSGRPVVRAGLLALQRRLALEAASGAILEGRDIGTVVFPDADVKFFLQANPEVRARRRFEELFQKGVDSSLEGVLQDQTRRDTADSEREVAPLKPAEDAVHVDSSSMPLSEVVQSLEHEIERRRASRGA; encoded by the coding sequence GTGAGCGCGCGTCCGTTCATCGTCGCCATCGACGGGCCGGCGGGAGCGGGCAAGTCCTCCGTGTCCAAGCTGCTCGCGCGGCGGCTGGGCTTCGCGCTGGTGGACACGGGCGCCATCTACCGCTGCGTGGCGCTGATGGCCTCTCGTGAGGGCATCGCGTTCGACGACGACGCGAAGCTGGGCGAGCTGCTCGGGCGCGTGCGCATCCACTTCCAGGTGGTGGGCGAGGAGAACCACGTCTTCCTGGGTGGCGAGGACGTGTCGTCGGAGATCCGCACGCCGCCCATCTCCATGGGCGCGTCGCAGGTGTCCGGCCGGCCGGTGGTGCGTGCGGGGCTGCTGGCGCTCCAGCGGCGGCTGGCGCTGGAGGCGGCGTCGGGCGCCATCCTGGAGGGCCGGGACATCGGCACCGTGGTGTTCCCGGACGCGGACGTGAAGTTCTTCCTCCAGGCGAACCCGGAGGTGCGTGCGCGCCGCCGCTTCGAGGAGCTGTTCCAGAAGGGCGTGGACAGCAGCCTGGAGGGCGTCCTCCAGGACCAGACGCGCCGCGACACCGCGGACTCCGAGCGCGAAGTGGCGCCCCTCAAGCCCGCCGAGGACGCCGTGCACGTGGACTCCAGCAGCATGCCGCTGTCGGAGGTCGTGCAGTCGCTGGAGCACGAAATCGAGCGCCGCCGGGCCTCGCGCGGCGCCTGA
- the hisC gene encoding histidinol-phosphate transaminase, producing the protein MRPLVPPYVETLKAYVPGKPIEETEREYGLTGVIKLASNENPLGPSPRAVEAMRNAAGQVNLYPDATSFHLVRRLAAHLGVKPEEVVLGSGSNELIELLIRTFTTPEEEILLCKGSFPAYRISAQAHGRAFVEVPMREGFRYDLVAMARAVTPRTRMVFLANPDNPTGTTFGRKDLETFLQAVPQDVLVVHDEAYAEFVDWPDYASAVALFHTYPNLVGLRTFSKIHGLAGIRLGSAVMDAKLAGYVHRTRMPFNLTTVAQAAGMAALEDTEHVERTRENNRVGLRYFGEELPKLGLTLTESHANFVFVDCHRPSAQVYEQLLRRGVIVRPMAGNGHPNCLRISVGTPQENARCVAALKEVLS; encoded by the coding sequence ATGCGACCGCTCGTTCCTCCCTACGTCGAGACGCTCAAGGCCTACGTCCCGGGCAAGCCCATCGAGGAGACCGAGCGGGAGTACGGCCTCACCGGTGTCATCAAGCTGGCCTCCAACGAGAACCCGCTGGGCCCATCGCCCCGCGCGGTGGAGGCCATGCGCAACGCCGCTGGCCAGGTGAACCTGTACCCGGACGCCACCAGCTTCCACCTGGTGCGCCGGCTGGCCGCGCACCTGGGCGTGAAGCCGGAGGAAGTGGTGCTGGGCAGCGGCTCCAACGAGCTGATTGAGCTGCTCATCCGCACGTTCACGACGCCGGAGGAGGAGATCCTCCTCTGCAAGGGTTCGTTCCCCGCGTACCGCATCTCCGCGCAGGCGCACGGCCGTGCGTTCGTGGAGGTGCCCATGCGCGAGGGCTTCCGCTACGACCTTGTGGCCATGGCCCGCGCCGTCACGCCGCGCACGCGCATGGTGTTCCTGGCCAACCCGGACAACCCCACGGGCACCACGTTCGGGCGCAAGGACCTGGAGACGTTCCTCCAGGCGGTGCCCCAGGACGTGCTCGTCGTCCACGACGAGGCCTATGCGGAGTTCGTGGACTGGCCCGACTACGCGAGCGCCGTGGCGCTGTTCCACACGTACCCGAACCTCGTGGGGCTGCGCACGTTCAGCAAGATCCACGGGCTGGCCGGCATCCGGCTGGGAAGCGCGGTGATGGACGCGAAGCTCGCGGGCTACGTGCACCGCACGCGCATGCCGTTCAACCTGACGACGGTGGCGCAGGCGGCGGGCATGGCGGCGCTGGAGGACACCGAGCACGTGGAGCGCACGCGCGAGAACAACCGCGTGGGGCTGCGCTACTTCGGGGAGGAGCTGCCGAAGCTGGGGCTCACGCTGACGGAGAGCCACGCGAACTTCGTGTTCGTGGACTGCCACCGTCCGTCGGCGCAGGTGTACGAGCAGCTCTTGCGCCGGGGCGTCATCGTGCGGCCCATGGCGGGCAACGGCCACCCGAACTGCCTGCGCATCTCCGTGGGCACGCCCCAGGAGAACGCGCGCTGCGTGGCCGCGCTGAAGGAGGTCCTGTCGTGA
- a CDS encoding acetyl-CoA carboxylase carboxyltransferase subunit alpha → MATGIGYALDFERPLIELEKKIEELKALSTTGTADFSSEISKLEKKAKKLQAEIFSDLTRWQMVQLSRHSSRPFFLDYVQHLFTDYFELAGDRHFGEDPSIIGGFARFDGKTVMVIGHQKGRNTKENMARNFGMPRPEGYRKARRLMEMAERMEKPILTFVDTPGAYPGIGAEERGQAEAIAVNLEVMSRLRVPIISTVIGEGGSGGALAIGVGNRVLMLQNSVYSVITPEGCASILFRDASKADKAADAMRPTAPDLLEMKIIDEVVPEPPGGAHRDPAKAAEALGKTLRKHLGQLAELSPDALVRDRYNKFRAFGVFTGK, encoded by the coding sequence ATGGCAACCGGCATTGGCTACGCGCTGGACTTCGAGCGCCCGCTCATCGAGCTGGAAAAGAAGATCGAGGAGCTGAAGGCCCTCTCCACCACCGGCACGGCGGACTTCTCCTCGGAGATCTCCAAGCTGGAGAAGAAGGCGAAGAAGCTCCAGGCGGAGATCTTCAGCGACCTGACCCGCTGGCAGATGGTGCAGCTGTCGCGTCACAGCTCGCGCCCGTTCTTCCTCGACTACGTCCAGCACCTGTTCACGGATTACTTCGAGCTGGCCGGCGACCGGCACTTCGGCGAGGACCCCTCCATCATCGGTGGCTTCGCGCGCTTCGACGGCAAGACCGTGATGGTCATTGGCCATCAGAAGGGGCGCAACACCAAGGAGAACATGGCGCGCAACTTCGGCATGCCGCGCCCGGAGGGCTACCGCAAGGCGCGCCGGCTGATGGAAATGGCCGAGCGGATGGAGAAGCCCATCCTCACCTTCGTGGACACGCCGGGCGCGTACCCGGGTATCGGCGCGGAGGAGCGCGGGCAGGCGGAGGCCATCGCCGTGAACCTGGAGGTCATGAGCCGGCTGCGCGTGCCCATCATCTCCACGGTGATTGGCGAGGGCGGCTCCGGCGGCGCGCTGGCCATTGGCGTAGGCAACCGTGTGCTGATGCTCCAGAACAGCGTCTACTCCGTCATCACCCCGGAGGGCTGCGCGTCCATCCTCTTCCGTGACGCCAGCAAGGCGGACAAGGCCGCGGACGCGATGCGTCCCACCGCGCCCGACCTGCTGGAGATGAAGATCATCGACGAGGTGGTCCCGGAGCCTCCTGGCGGCGCGCACCGCGACCCGGCCAAGGCCGCCGAGGCGCTGGGCAAGACGCTGCGCAAGCACCTGGGCCAACTGGCCGAGCTGTCCCCGGACGCGCTGGTGCGTGACCGCTACAACAAGTTCCGCGCCTTCGGCGTGTTCACCGGCAAATAG
- a CDS encoding tetratricopeptide repeat protein translates to MILALSLALALSAAPSTPPSGKELNTQGFRLYQSGRYPEALEKFQAAARATPDYALAHYNAAATLGVLRKQGKVCDHDAYRGTIVEELTTAVRLDARRLQRAKADRDLDVIRDTLGWQKLLGHTPEQETSVPTLLRNVSWYGPGVGVYGTTRALKFQDGGRVELWRKDVDDSGTPKESRIQGTYTVKGRAVTVKLPKAAPVTGSLDADGTLRFPAPLETFTDSPSECEA, encoded by the coding sequence ATGATCCTCGCCCTCTCGCTGGCCCTGGCGCTGTCCGCCGCCCCGTCCACGCCCCCGTCGGGCAAGGAGCTCAACACCCAGGGCTTCCGCCTCTACCAGTCCGGCCGTTATCCAGAAGCGCTGGAGAAATTCCAGGCGGCCGCCCGGGCCACCCCGGACTACGCCCTGGCCCACTACAACGCCGCCGCCACCCTGGGCGTCCTGCGCAAGCAGGGCAAGGTGTGCGACCACGACGCCTACCGAGGCACCATCGTGGAGGAGCTGACCACCGCCGTGCGCCTGGACGCGCGCCGCCTCCAGCGGGCGAAGGCGGACCGGGACCTGGACGTCATCCGGGACACACTCGGCTGGCAGAAGCTCCTGGGCCACACCCCGGAGCAGGAGACCAGCGTCCCCACCCTCCTGCGGAACGTGTCCTGGTACGGCCCCGGCGTGGGCGTCTACGGCACCACCCGCGCCCTCAAGTTCCAGGACGGCGGGCGCGTGGAGCTGTGGAGGAAGGACGTCGACGACTCGGGAACCCCCAAGGAGTCGCGCATCCAGGGCACGTACACCGTGAAGGGCCGCGCCGTGACGGTGAAGCTGCCCAAGGCCGCCCCCGTCACCGGGAGCCTGGACGCGGACGGCACCCTGCGCTTCCCAGCACCCCTGGAGACGTTCACGGACAGCCCCTCCGAATGCGAGGCCTGA
- a CDS encoding ArsA family ATPase has translation MSDARVLHFFGGKGGVGKTTLAAAYAVRLSEEAPKHRVLVVSLDPVQSLSDLVKKKLPAKPTKLQAGKGEGGLFGAELNPPALLKPFLAEYLPALAKAAVKGTHLSDEEMGKLYQQAVPGLEELVALFHVVDLLESNEFDRIVVDTAPTSHTLRLFDLPAQLRKFLGFVKAGQDRAAPAPSGKGKKAAAAAEAAPAGFLEQVGQKAEKLLALLKDPARTAFHLVALAEPVPEAQTRMYFTQLRERGLPVTEVVVNQVEDHQGCPACQGRRGLQAPHVRKYQALDKTVPVNLLGRREVAPRGLDGLKEFAKEWAAGKETKALEFSAAEGPPALVRAPSMPPIAAPPLPPTRLIFFVGQGGVGKSSCAAAAAVTLTEKEGPVLLISTDPAHSLSDVLQSRLTDTETQVKGTKGLYARELDMAGWFNALRKRLKEKAEKAFEGAPKAGNDVPADLLYLRNLLECAPPGIDELAAMSVLTDALVQERFKRIVVDSSPQVTNVRVVELADTAKTWLGALHGILNKHRAKGLGELADDLAAMLKHVKRFEDALASPSESRFVVVTRGEDLAASRTERLVEYLKEKKLQVERVLVNRVGPKSTCEKCENRRKLELNAAKAMEKKIGLPVTMAPALGRHPAGLRELKAFRTAWYALSAPPAKIKAA, from the coding sequence ATGAGCGACGCGCGAGTACTTCACTTCTTCGGCGGCAAGGGCGGGGTTGGCAAGACCACGCTCGCGGCAGCGTACGCGGTGAGGCTCTCCGAAGAAGCGCCCAAGCACAGGGTGCTGGTCGTCTCGTTGGATCCGGTCCAGTCCCTGTCGGACCTGGTGAAGAAGAAGCTTCCGGCGAAGCCCACCAAGCTCCAGGCGGGCAAGGGCGAAGGCGGCCTCTTCGGCGCGGAGCTGAACCCGCCCGCGCTGCTCAAGCCGTTCCTGGCGGAGTACCTCCCGGCGCTGGCGAAGGCGGCGGTGAAGGGCACGCACCTGTCGGACGAGGAGATGGGCAAGCTCTACCAGCAGGCGGTGCCGGGGCTGGAGGAGCTGGTGGCCCTCTTCCACGTGGTGGACCTGCTGGAGTCCAACGAATTCGACCGCATCGTGGTGGACACGGCGCCCACCAGCCACACGCTGCGCCTGTTCGACCTGCCGGCGCAGCTGCGCAAGTTCCTGGGCTTCGTGAAGGCGGGCCAGGACCGCGCCGCCCCGGCCCCCAGCGGCAAGGGCAAGAAGGCCGCCGCGGCGGCGGAGGCGGCTCCCGCGGGCTTCCTGGAGCAGGTGGGTCAGAAGGCGGAGAAGCTGCTGGCGCTGCTGAAGGATCCCGCGCGCACGGCCTTCCACCTGGTGGCGCTGGCGGAGCCGGTGCCGGAAGCGCAGACGCGCATGTACTTCACCCAGCTGCGCGAGCGCGGGCTGCCGGTGACGGAGGTCGTGGTCAACCAGGTGGAGGACCACCAGGGTTGCCCCGCGTGCCAGGGCCGCCGCGGCCTGCAGGCGCCGCACGTGCGCAAGTACCAGGCGCTGGACAAGACCGTGCCCGTGAACCTGCTGGGCCGCCGCGAGGTGGCGCCCCGGGGGCTGGACGGGCTGAAGGAGTTCGCCAAGGAGTGGGCGGCGGGCAAGGAGACCAAGGCGCTGGAGTTCAGCGCGGCGGAAGGGCCTCCGGCGCTGGTGCGCGCCCCGTCCATGCCTCCCATCGCGGCGCCCCCGCTGCCGCCCACGCGGCTCATCTTCTTCGTGGGGCAGGGCGGGGTGGGCAAGTCCTCCTGCGCGGCCGCCGCGGCGGTGACGCTGACGGAGAAGGAGGGGCCGGTGCTCCTCATCTCCACGGACCCCGCGCACTCGCTGTCGGACGTGCTGCAGAGCCGCCTGACGGACACCGAGACCCAGGTGAAGGGCACCAAGGGCCTGTACGCGCGCGAGCTGGACATGGCGGGCTGGTTCAACGCCCTGCGCAAGCGCCTGAAGGAGAAGGCGGAGAAGGCCTTCGAGGGCGCGCCCAAGGCGGGCAACGACGTGCCGGCGGATCTGCTCTACCTGCGCAACCTGCTGGAGTGCGCGCCCCCGGGCATCGACGAGCTGGCGGCCATGTCCGTGCTGACGGACGCGCTGGTGCAGGAGCGCTTCAAGCGCATCGTGGTGGACTCGTCGCCGCAGGTGACCAACGTCCGCGTGGTGGAGCTGGCGGACACCGCGAAGACGTGGCTGGGCGCGCTGCACGGCATCCTCAACAAGCACCGCGCCAAGGGCCTGGGCGAGCTGGCGGATGACCTGGCGGCGATGCTCAAGCACGTGAAGCGCTTCGAGGACGCGCTGGCGTCCCCCAGCGAGTCGCGCTTCGTCGTCGTGACGCGCGGCGAGGACCTGGCCGCGTCCCGCACGGAGCGGCTGGTGGAGTACCTCAAGGAGAAGAAGCTCCAGGTGGAGCGGGTGCTCGTCAACCGCGTGGGCCCCAAGTCCACCTGCGAGAAGTGCGAGAACCGCCGCAAGCTGGAGCTCAACGCGGCCAAGGCCATGGAGAAGAAGATTGGCCTGCCCGTGACGATGGCGCCCGCGCTGGGCCGTCACCCCGCGGGGCTGCGCGAGCTCAAGGCGTTCCGCACCGCGTGGTACGCGCTGTCCGCGCCGCCGGCGAAGATCAAGGCGGCCTGA
- the nla6 gene encoding enhancer binding protein Nla6 yields MGSARILAVDDERETCEALAEMLSAWGHKVETAFDGHDALRKAGEFRPDVVLSDLAMPETDGLWLLRNLREELPDCPVVFLTGRGTIDTAVESIREGAYDFIVKPLDTARLKVCIDRALEKKETMREVQTLRRRLKQLGSTDLIAGSTGMRKVIEMIEKVAPSKASVSISGESGTGKEVVARTVHNLSLRRDKPFIAINCASIPATLIESELFGHERGAFTGADQRRPGVFEMAHGGTLFLDELGEIPIDLQAKLLRVLEEGRLRRLGGKVEIEVDVRVLSATNRDLKQEIKNQRFREDLYFRLNVFQLHLPPLRERRDDVPILVQHFVDKFRGDSAKRVSGVHPDAMEVLKNYDWPGNIRELRNAVERAVILCDGELITREHLPPDMAGKSPERHTFKLPFGLSLDAVEREYILGSLQRNGNNKARTAEVLGVSEKTLYNKLNRYAAENRAQGTPGGGSPLGGQGNDGPMGASSFLTR; encoded by the coding sequence TTGGGCAGCGCACGAATCCTGGCCGTGGATGACGAACGTGAGACCTGCGAGGCCCTGGCGGAGATGTTGTCCGCCTGGGGTCACAAGGTCGAAACGGCGTTCGACGGGCATGACGCTCTCCGCAAGGCCGGTGAGTTCCGGCCCGACGTCGTCCTGTCGGACCTCGCCATGCCGGAGACGGACGGTCTGTGGCTCCTGCGCAACCTGCGCGAGGAGCTGCCGGACTGCCCGGTGGTGTTCCTCACCGGCCGCGGCACCATCGACACCGCGGTGGAGTCCATCCGCGAGGGCGCCTACGACTTCATCGTGAAGCCGCTGGACACCGCGCGGCTCAAGGTCTGCATCGACCGCGCGCTGGAGAAGAAGGAGACCATGCGCGAGGTGCAGACGCTGCGCCGGCGCCTCAAGCAGCTGGGCTCCACGGACCTCATCGCCGGCTCCACCGGCATGCGCAAGGTCATCGAGATGATCGAGAAGGTGGCCCCCTCCAAGGCCTCCGTCTCCATCAGCGGCGAGTCCGGCACGGGCAAGGAAGTGGTCGCCCGCACGGTGCACAACCTGTCCCTGCGCCGCGACAAGCCCTTCATCGCCATCAACTGCGCGTCCATCCCCGCGACGCTGATTGAATCCGAGCTCTTCGGTCACGAGCGCGGCGCCTTCACCGGCGCGGATCAGCGCCGCCCGGGCGTGTTCGAGATGGCCCACGGCGGCACGCTCTTCCTGGACGAGTTGGGCGAAATCCCCATCGACCTGCAGGCCAAGCTGCTGCGCGTGCTGGAAGAGGGCCGCCTGCGCCGGCTGGGCGGCAAGGTGGAGATCGAAGTGGACGTGCGCGTGCTGTCCGCCACGAACCGCGACCTGAAGCAGGAGATCAAGAACCAGCGCTTCCGCGAGGACCTCTACTTCCGCCTCAACGTGTTCCAGCTGCACCTGCCGCCCCTTCGCGAGCGCCGGGACGACGTGCCCATCCTGGTCCAGCACTTCGTGGACAAGTTCCGCGGGGACTCCGCCAAGCGCGTCTCCGGCGTGCACCCGGACGCGATGGAGGTCCTCAAGAACTACGACTGGCCGGGCAACATCCGCGAGCTGCGCAACGCCGTGGAGCGCGCGGTCATCCTCTGCGACGGGGAGCTGATCACCCGCGAGCACCTGCCGCCCGACATGGCCGGCAAGAGCCCGGAGCGCCACACGTTCAAGCTGCCGTTCGGCCTGAGCCTGGACGCCGTGGAGCGCGAGTACATCCTGGGCAGCCTCCAGCGGAACGGGAACAACAAGGCCCGTACGGCGGAGGTGCTGGGGGTGAGCGAGAAGACGCTCTACAACAAGCTCAACCGCTACGCGGCGGAGAACCGGGCGCAGGGCACCCCGGGCGGCGGAAGCCCCCTGGGCGGCCAGGGCAACGACGGGCCCATGGGGGCCAGCAGCTTCCTGACCCGCTGA
- a CDS encoding histidine kinase dimerization/phospho-acceptor domain-containing protein: protein MPSVQDVSDPVVGAARYDAVPPLMDSLLHDVRNPLNALAIHLEVLSEKLKGESGQVPATQEKNLKAMREQIARVDSLLKLFSDFIVFRGAGPSGDAPLSDATGKALDVLGHESRRRRLQVTRTIEPDVQARMEDTTELGFFLVQVLMRAFQRAESGSTVVVAVRAEGPRAVLEVVDGSSAPERATDTVAALTLRAAQLGIEVAIQAGTCRLVFPRA, encoded by the coding sequence GTGCCCTCTGTCCAGGATGTGTCGGATCCCGTGGTGGGCGCGGCCCGCTACGACGCGGTTCCGCCGTTGATGGACAGCCTGCTGCACGACGTGCGCAACCCGCTCAACGCGCTGGCTATCCATCTCGAGGTGCTCTCCGAGAAGCTCAAGGGCGAGTCCGGCCAGGTGCCGGCCACGCAGGAGAAGAACCTCAAGGCCATGCGCGAGCAGATCGCTCGCGTGGACAGCCTACTCAAGCTCTTCTCGGACTTCATCGTGTTTCGCGGGGCCGGCCCTTCCGGGGACGCGCCGCTGTCGGACGCCACCGGCAAGGCCCTGGACGTGCTGGGCCACGAGAGCCGCCGGCGCCGCCTTCAAGTCACGCGCACCATCGAGCCGGACGTGCAGGCCCGCATGGAGGACACCACCGAGCTGGGGTTCTTCCTGGTGCAGGTGCTGATGCGCGCCTTCCAGCGCGCGGAGTCCGGCAGCACGGTGGTGGTCGCCGTCCGCGCCGAAGGGCCTCGCGCGGTGCTGGAGGTCGTGGACGGCTCCTCGGCGCCCGAACGGGCGACGGACACCGTGGCCGCGCTGACGCTGCGCGCGGCGCAACTGGGCATTGAAGTCGCTATTCAGGCGGGGACGTGCCGCCTCGTGTTCCCGCGCGCCTGA
- a CDS encoding deoxycytidylate deaminase — translation MSARGNWDQYFMDIAQQVATRATCDRKHVGAVLVRDKTILSTGYNGAIRGLPHCDEVGHMMENGHCVATVHAEANAIIQAAKNGVGIDGATIYTTASPCWPCFKLIANSGCTRIVFGEFYRDPRIFEYAARLGLQLVGLGAAAQPPAPATGT, via the coding sequence ATGTCCGCTCGGGGCAATTGGGATCAGTACTTCATGGACATCGCCCAGCAGGTGGCCACCCGCGCCACCTGTGACCGCAAGCATGTGGGCGCGGTGCTGGTGCGGGACAAGACCATCCTGTCCACCGGCTACAACGGCGCCATCCGCGGCCTGCCCCACTGCGATGAAGTGGGCCACATGATGGAGAACGGCCACTGCGTGGCCACCGTCCACGCGGAAGCCAACGCCATCATCCAGGCGGCGAAGAACGGCGTCGGCATCGACGGGGCGACCATCTACACGACCGCCAGCCCGTGCTGGCCGTGCTTCAAGCTCATCGCCAACAGCGGCTGCACCCGCATCGTGTTCGGCGAGTTCTACCGGGATCCGCGCATCTTCGAGTACGCGGCCCGCCTGGGCCTCCAGCTTGTGGGCCTGGGCGCCGCCGCGCAGCCTCCGGCGCCCGCCACCGGTACCTGA